The Pseudodesulfovibrio sp. zrk46 genome contains a region encoding:
- a CDS encoding flagellar hook protein FlgE — MSITGSMYAGISGLQAQSEATSVVSNNLANSTTTGYKASTIEFEDVFYSTVNAGGSADQVGNGVSVASVNTDYSQGSYESTNSATDVAINGDGFYIVEDPDTGNTYYTRAGNFTFDTDGYLVDSHGNRVQGWEMDDGSISGSLTDIQLDNSQSPPEATSEINFSLNLDSTADDNTTSTTNPYAAMFGVYDGTSDPALDDSRYAYSTTISVYDENGAAHDLTVYYDKVETSDGDIVWEYMVTCDASEDMRDFEGTEMSTTSGAGLLMTGTLTFSSSGDLTSMTAFTLADPPTDTTDPLAEENWVLAEFDTNGLPILEANFTGADDNQEISFNLGMSNSDFATGTGWDTSGGIDSLDDMDATTTTDDLPSFNTGVLSTSATTSTTSSSATYSLSQDGYAPGVLIDVSIDENGVLSGSYTNGQTQELYTIGLADFTNTQGLYAEGSNLYSATTESGQAFIGTPGSAGFGTIKSNALEQSNVDTATELTNLIILQAAYQANSKVVTTADTLLSTAISMKR; from the coding sequence ATGAGTATCACAGGTTCAATGTATGCAGGCATTTCCGGTCTCCAGGCCCAGAGTGAAGCAACGAGCGTAGTCAGTAACAACCTCGCCAACTCCACCACCACTGGCTACAAAGCATCCACCATTGAATTCGAGGATGTTTTCTACAGCACGGTCAATGCGGGCGGCAGCGCAGATCAGGTTGGTAACGGCGTCAGCGTGGCTTCCGTCAACACTGACTACAGCCAGGGATCATACGAGTCCACGAACTCAGCCACAGATGTAGCCATCAACGGAGATGGTTTCTACATCGTGGAAGACCCTGACACCGGCAACACCTACTACACCCGTGCGGGCAACTTCACTTTCGATACCGACGGTTACCTCGTCGATTCCCATGGCAACCGGGTGCAGGGCTGGGAAATGGATGACGGTTCGATCTCCGGTTCTTTGACCGACATCCAATTGGACAATTCCCAGTCACCACCAGAGGCTACCAGCGAGATAAATTTCTCCCTGAACCTTGATTCCACGGCCGACGACAACACCACGTCCACAACCAATCCATACGCGGCCATGTTTGGAGTGTATGACGGAACGTCTGATCCGGCGTTGGATGATTCCCGCTATGCATACTCGACCACCATCTCCGTGTACGACGAAAACGGTGCAGCACATGACCTCACTGTATACTACGATAAAGTAGAAACTTCTGACGGCGACATCGTGTGGGAATACATGGTCACCTGTGATGCCAGCGAAGACATGCGCGATTTTGAAGGCACCGAGATGAGCACCACCAGCGGCGCAGGCCTGCTCATGACTGGCACACTGACCTTCTCCTCTTCGGGAGATCTCACTTCCATGACCGCTTTCACACTCGCCGATCCCCCCACGGACACCACCGATCCTCTTGCAGAGGAGAACTGGGTGTTGGCCGAATTCGACACCAACGGTCTGCCCATCCTTGAAGCCAACTTCACGGGAGCCGACGACAATCAGGAAATATCCTTCAACCTCGGCATGTCCAACTCAGACTTTGCGACTGGCACGGGCTGGGACACCTCTGGCGGCATCGACTCTCTTGACGACATGGATGCAACCACCACAACGGATGATCTGCCGTCATTCAACACCGGGGTGCTTTCAACCTCTGCCACCACCAGCACCACCTCCAGCTCCGCGACATACAGCCTGAGCCAGGACGGCTATGCACCCGGTGTACTCATCGATGTTTCCATCGACGAAAACGGCGTCCTCTCCGGCAGCTACACCAACGGACAAACGCAGGAACTCTACACCATTGGCCTGGCCGACTTCACCAACACACAGGGACTCTACGCAGAAGGCAGCAACCTTTACTCCGCGACGACTGAATCCGGGCAGGCGTTCATCGGTACACCAGGCTCCGCCGGGTTCGGCACCATTAAATCCAATGCATTGGAGCAATCCAACGTCGACACCGCAACCGAGCTGACCAACCTGATCATCCTGCAGGCCGCATATCAGGCCAACTCCAAGGTTGTTACCACTGCGGACACCCTGCTCAGCACCGCAATCAGCATGAAGCGATAG
- a CDS encoding flagellar hook capping FlgD N-terminal domain-containing protein produces the protein MSIETTSYYDSLLLSSSTSSVEYTTTEEATNLTSEDFLTLLVTELEYQDPTDPMDNTEMVNQLTQYSQLDELTALNEGMQEIVDAVSTMTASNGLDYLGKEIEADGSTIVKSDNDISTMYFELEEDAASVTCNIYDSDGSIVATETFDDVSSGTNAFTWDGYDYNGDEMDDGQYTVLLTAYDSDGEELDVSTTTTGTVTGVASTDEGVILTLEDGRTVNMVDVTYATT, from the coding sequence ATGAGTATCGAAACCACCAGCTATTACGACTCTCTGCTACTGTCATCGAGCACCAGCAGCGTGGAATACACCACCACAGAAGAGGCTACCAATCTCACCTCGGAAGACTTCCTGACCCTGCTGGTTACCGAGCTTGAATATCAGGACCCCACCGATCCCATGGACAACACCGAGATGGTCAACCAGCTCACGCAGTATTCACAGTTGGATGAGCTCACAGCCCTCAATGAAGGCATGCAGGAGATTGTCGATGCAGTCTCTACCATGACTGCATCCAACGGCTTGGACTACCTCGGTAAGGAGATCGAAGCCGACGGTTCCACCATCGTCAAATCCGATAATGACATCTCCACCATGTACTTCGAACTGGAAGAGGATGCGGCCTCTGTCACCTGCAATATCTACGACTCTGATGGCTCCATCGTTGCCACAGAAACCTTCGACGACGTCTCTTCCGGAACCAACGCCTTCACTTGGGATGGGTACGACTACAACGGCGACGAAATGGATGACGGCCAATACACGGTTCTTTTGACCGCCTATGACTCCGACGGTGAAGAACTGGATGTTTCCACAACCACCACCGGCACCGTTACCGGCGTGGCCTCAACGGACGAAGGCGTGATCCTCACTCTTGAGGACGGCCGCACCGTGAACATGGTCGACGTCACCTACGCCACCACCTAG
- a CDS encoding sigma-70 family RNA polymerase sigma factor — MSNISIEIDRSHGTVSYNELFQDHSRLIFKLINNFIKAKNINLHTSEVDDIFQEVALKIFKNDYLTKYNNEKSSFITWLNIICRTTAIDYYRKKIRWMESVLTKEDTTAQLETADPVVFSLPAGVLTDRQAQVITLFFQEGLVAREIAAALDITPRTVRSIKFQALERLRNHYGASAPIAMPEAGEARRKVS; from the coding sequence ATGAGTAACATCTCTATTGAAATAGATAGATCTCACGGAACAGTATCATACAACGAACTCTTTCAAGATCACTCTAGATTGATATTCAAGCTTATAAACAACTTTATTAAAGCAAAGAACATCAACCTTCACACATCAGAAGTTGATGACATATTTCAAGAGGTAGCTCTTAAAATATTCAAGAATGACTATCTTACCAAATACAACAATGAGAAAAGCTCATTTATCACCTGGCTCAACATTATCTGTCGAACCACAGCCATCGATTACTACAGAAAGAAGATTCGTTGGATGGAGTCGGTCCTAACCAAAGAAGACACCACTGCCCAGCTTGAGACCGCCGATCCTGTGGTCTTCAGTCTCCCCGCAGGAGTGCTCACAGACCGCCAGGCCCAAGTCATCACCCTCTTCTTCCAAGAAGGGCTCGTAGCCAGGGAAATCGCCGCCGCCCTCGACATAACTCCCAGAACCGTCCGCAGCATCAAGTTCCAGGCTCTGGAACGACTGCGCAACCATTACGGAGCATCCGCTCCCATAGCCATGCCCGAGGCAGGCGAAGCACGGAGGAAGGTATCATGA
- a CDS encoding flagellin produces MALVVNNNLMANSAARHLNDAYNALGTSTERLSSGLRVNTSADDAAGLAVRELMRSDISTINQGVRNANDGISMIQTADGALSVIDEKLIRMKELAEQASTGTYTADQRLIIDSEYQAMASEITRIANATDFNGIHLLNGNLSGDGVTIHFGTGNDTAEDKYNVTIDTCTASSLGVGLASGTGAGAVVSTQAAAEAALEALDAAIISKDKVRANLGAMENRLSATVSNLEIQAENLQAAESRISDVDVATEMTEYTKQQIITQSAVSMLSQANSLPQMALSLIG; encoded by the coding sequence ATGGCACTGGTAGTTAACAACAACTTAATGGCTAATTCGGCAGCCCGGCACTTGAACGATGCGTACAACGCGCTGGGAACCTCTACAGAACGTCTGTCCTCGGGACTTCGTGTCAACACCTCGGCAGATGACGCCGCAGGTCTGGCTGTTCGCGAGCTCATGCGTTCCGACATCTCCACCATCAACCAGGGCGTCAGGAATGCCAACGACGGCATCTCCATGATCCAGACGGCTGACGGCGCGCTTTCCGTCATCGATGAAAAGCTCATCCGCATGAAGGAACTGGCAGAACAGGCATCCACGGGCACCTACACCGCTGACCAGCGCCTGATCATCGACTCCGAGTATCAGGCAATGGCTTCGGAAATCACCCGTATCGCCAACGCCACTGACTTCAACGGAATCCACCTGCTCAACGGCAACCTGTCCGGCGATGGCGTAACCATCCACTTTGGTACCGGTAACGATACCGCAGAAGACAAGTACAACGTCACCATCGACACTTGTACAGCTTCTTCACTGGGAGTCGGCCTCGCATCCGGAACCGGCGCTGGCGCAGTGGTTTCCACGCAGGCAGCGGCTGAAGCAGCTCTGGAAGCATTGGACGCAGCCATTATCTCCAAGGATAAGGTTCGCGCCAATCTCGGTGCAATGGAGAACCGCCTCTCGGCAACTGTTTCCAACCTGGAAATTCAGGCTGAAAACCTCCAGGCTGCCGAATCTCGTATCTCCGATGTGGACGTTGCTACTGAAATGACTGAGTACACCAAGCAGCAGATCATAACCCAATCTGCGGTTTCCATGCTCTCACAGGCCAACTCGCTTCCGCAGATGGCCCTGTCTCTCATTGGCTAA
- a CDS encoding response regulator transcription factor: protein MTDILLIDDDPELGEMLSSYLEKEGFSMDSTITGDSGLKAAEKKGYELILLDVMLPDMSGFNVLSSLRATSNVPVVMLTGRGEEIDRVVGLEMGADDYIPKPFPLRELLARIRAVLRRYEVGQVEGGVMAAPAPKKNIEFGTVVINRSARHLTLDEKTVHLTSTEFDLMEQLAMNMGNVVERNDLMERALGRGMDFDDYVLNVHMSNLRKKLGANVSIKTIRGRGYLLATPSGGAA, encoded by the coding sequence ATGACAGATATTCTGCTCATTGATGACGATCCCGAACTGGGGGAAATGCTGTCCAGCTATCTGGAGAAAGAGGGCTTCTCCATGGATTCCACAATTACCGGGGACAGCGGGCTCAAAGCTGCTGAGAAAAAAGGGTACGAGCTGATACTGCTTGATGTGATGTTGCCGGATATGAGCGGCTTCAATGTGCTGTCCTCTCTTCGTGCGACTTCCAATGTCCCCGTCGTCATGCTGACAGGGCGTGGAGAAGAAATCGACCGCGTGGTCGGACTTGAAATGGGCGCCGATGACTACATTCCCAAACCATTCCCGCTGCGGGAACTGCTGGCCCGTATCAGGGCTGTGCTTCGTCGATACGAAGTAGGGCAGGTTGAAGGGGGCGTCATGGCTGCTCCTGCGCCAAAGAAGAATATCGAGTTCGGCACGGTAGTGATTAACCGAAGCGCACGCCATCTTACCTTGGATGAGAAAACGGTTCATCTTACCTCCACAGAGTTTGACCTCATGGAGCAACTCGCCATGAATATGGGTAATGTTGTGGAGCGCAATGATCTTATGGAAAGGGCGCTTGGTCGTGGGATGGATTTTGATGACTACGTTCTCAATGTTCATATGAGCAACCTGCGTAAGAAGTTGGGTGCCAACGTCAGTATCAAGACCATCCGTGGACGAGGGTACCTTCTCGCTACTCCCTCCGGAGGGGCCGCCTAA
- a CDS encoding TonB-dependent receptor plug domain-containing protein produces the protein MKLQRPISVFVFLSALILCWCGLSSAAEETDDLSDLSIEELMDVEVVTASRRAEPLSQVPGAVIVLNEEDIFRSGATSLPEVLKLVPGVHVAQVDMDKWAVGIRGFNGLLSNKHLVLLDGRSITSPAMAGVFWGNVVPVSQVKRIEVVRGAWTSLWGADSFTGVINVITKTAEEMQGGKSITTAGTSGVEQIIHLGGKTGETSYARGYVQGSYKNGNLLSGNSDNKGAEDWKQTRGGFRADWTNAFTDALSFQSDIFYSSIMENSPGIGPVMSSHRRNDAGGYAQFVFDRATGLDANIKFRSSYSRTTEAFGDIDGSINALEAEIEHAMEQSGAHRLSWGVGSRYFWDDLTGGDSVSITSDERYTLTANGYVQDRITLEKNWYLFLGGKVDYFGQTPFELQPSIRLLHTREKDEIWMSVSRAVRTDSRLLRGGSYTIEHDGTTYTVSVPDDLKTEKLIAYEAGYRRELNEEAHLDLSFYVNDYDDLMMLVLDSATNTGSFDNSLKGTTYGMEALVDWRVMPKVTLQPSLSLIYQDIYGSVPSTMFESMPNDGMGGEAKLQVMTQPTDTVGFDVFVAYLDGPKLKGIDGYFNLEAHASWKATDSLMLELIGKNLDGSRERFSPLKVGPSLDLRATWDF, from the coding sequence ATGAAGTTGCAAAGGCCGATTTCGGTCTTTGTTTTCTTGTCTGCGCTGATTCTCTGTTGGTGTGGACTCTCTTCTGCTGCCGAAGAAACGGACGACCTGTCTGATCTGTCCATTGAAGAATTGATGGATGTTGAGGTTGTGACGGCCTCGCGTCGAGCCGAGCCTTTGTCTCAAGTGCCCGGTGCAGTCATCGTCCTGAATGAGGAAGACATCTTCCGTTCCGGCGCGACGTCTTTGCCCGAAGTGCTCAAGTTGGTGCCGGGTGTTCACGTGGCTCAGGTTGATATGGACAAGTGGGCCGTGGGAATTCGTGGCTTCAACGGCCTGTTGAGTAATAAGCATTTAGTGCTGCTGGACGGCAGGTCCATTACGTCACCAGCCATGGCTGGCGTATTCTGGGGGAATGTCGTTCCTGTCAGTCAGGTCAAACGTATTGAAGTGGTGCGCGGTGCCTGGACCAGTTTGTGGGGGGCGGATTCTTTTACCGGTGTGATCAACGTGATCACTAAGACCGCTGAAGAGATGCAGGGGGGTAAGTCCATCACCACTGCGGGTACTTCGGGGGTGGAACAGATTATTCACTTAGGTGGCAAGACCGGCGAGACTTCCTATGCCCGTGGGTATGTTCAGGGGAGTTATAAAAACGGCAATTTGTTGTCCGGAAATAGTGACAATAAGGGCGCAGAAGATTGGAAGCAGACCCGTGGCGGTTTTCGTGCGGATTGGACCAATGCCTTTACTGATGCCCTGTCGTTTCAGTCTGACATTTTCTACTCCTCTATCATGGAGAATTCTCCGGGCATCGGTCCTGTCATGAGTTCTCATCGCAGAAACGATGCTGGTGGCTATGCTCAGTTCGTTTTTGATCGGGCCACTGGGCTTGATGCAAATATCAAGTTTCGTTCCTCGTATTCCCGTACCACAGAGGCTTTTGGCGATATCGACGGAAGCATCAATGCACTCGAGGCTGAAATTGAGCACGCCATGGAGCAGAGTGGGGCTCATCGTCTCAGTTGGGGTGTAGGTTCACGCTATTTTTGGGATGACCTGACCGGGGGCGATTCTGTTTCTATCACGTCCGACGAGCGATACACTCTGACAGCCAATGGCTATGTTCAGGATCGTATTACCCTTGAAAAGAACTGGTACCTCTTCCTTGGCGGCAAGGTGGATTACTTCGGACAAACGCCGTTTGAGCTGCAGCCTTCCATCCGTTTGCTCCATACTCGCGAAAAAGATGAAATCTGGATGTCAGTATCGCGCGCGGTGAGGACTGATAGTCGGCTTTTGCGGGGCGGGTCTTATACCATCGAACATGACGGTACGACTTACACCGTAAGTGTTCCCGATGACCTCAAAACAGAAAAGCTCATTGCATATGAAGCAGGATATCGCCGCGAGCTGAATGAGGAAGCTCATCTGGATCTTTCATTCTACGTCAATGATTACGATGACCTTATGATGCTGGTGTTGGATAGTGCTACCAATACCGGTTCCTTTGATAACTCCCTCAAAGGCACGACATACGGCATGGAGGCACTGGTCGACTGGAGAGTGATGCCCAAGGTAACGCTTCAGCCATCCCTCAGTCTCATATATCAGGATATATACGGCAGTGTGCCCAGTACGATGTTCGAGTCCATGCCTAATGACGGCATGGGCGGCGAGGCCAAGCTTCAAGTGATGACCCAGCCGACGGATACCGTTGGATTTGATGTGTTCGTGGCCTATCTGGATGGACCCAAGCTCAAGGGCATTGATGGGTATTTCAACTTGGAGGCTCATGCTTCCTGGAAGGCGACAGATTCACTCATGTTGGAGTTGATTGGCAAGAATCTCGACGGTTCCAGAGAACGTTTTTCACCTTTGAAAGTCGGCCCTAGTTTAGACCTCAGGGCTACGTGGGATTTCTGA
- a CDS encoding YfiR family protein — translation MRVLRVVIYACLIWVLLIPTKASIGGSTKLSASADHLRALFVQRLVKYVNWPEGVGPKPGEPIIVAATDPESLRPYFKGKSASAFELVQWPAETYHVLVLTGTPERETAAILKRTNGHPVLTIGQNPVNLRLGIVVNFHMVNGKLKLQINPEAARQSGLSISSKLLKIAQIYRGDVHD, via the coding sequence ATGCGCGTATTGCGAGTGGTCATATACGCATGCCTTATCTGGGTACTTCTGATACCCACCAAGGCCAGTATTGGCGGCAGCACCAAGCTGTCAGCCTCTGCAGATCACTTGCGCGCATTGTTCGTTCAACGACTGGTTAAATATGTCAATTGGCCAGAAGGTGTCGGGCCAAAGCCCGGAGAACCAATCATCGTCGCCGCCACCGATCCGGAAAGCTTGCGTCCATACTTTAAGGGCAAGAGTGCTTCTGCGTTCGAGTTGGTGCAATGGCCTGCTGAAACATATCATGTTCTAGTCCTGACCGGCACGCCGGAACGCGAGACTGCCGCGATCCTCAAGCGCACCAACGGTCATCCCGTACTGACCATCGGACAGAATCCGGTCAACCTTCGACTGGGTATTGTCGTTAACTTCCATATGGTCAATGGCAAACTCAAGCTCCAGATCAATCCCGAGGCTGCGAGACAGTCTGGACTTTCCATCAGTTCAAAGTTGTTGAAGATAGCGCAGATATACAGGGGGGATGTGCATGACTAG
- a CDS encoding ATP-binding protein, whose translation MTSQRVTPLGRKILAAILGTTLVALVLSLALNLLPMIYSYREDVTDKAVAMADLLAQSLVAPIDFDDQAAAEESLGTLSLVPDIYGAAVYVGGQDVFAFYDSAPGLPVSKKVITNDGLSGLIITVPIPAEHPNCYLVIRGSLEGQWGLLQRYVLTNLAVLAVVLFICYKLAGLFRKKLGDPIAELTEVVHDISQEKDYSRRVSHESNDEVGMLVAEFNAMLERVEYRDSQLQKHREHLEERVEERTMQLRRKQLELLKNNRLLMTEIKKRAQAEMIREEVERINRHDLKSSLSLIIGYPELLLNEGNLTVEQEKAVRRIRAAGYRMLDMIRNHLNMFKMENGIYKLNAMPVDLIELLCNLEEEFAPILSTNHVTLSMTLDGAEVVGDEACFVNGDGQLLRAMLRNLIQNALEASTQGDVVTVSLEHNRGLRISITNSTVVPKEVRRRFFDKYVTHGKENGTGLGTYIAALIARTHGADISMRTDAKAGTVITVAMKADIPSENSISASLR comes from the coding sequence ATGACTAGTCAGCGCGTCACACCCTTGGGGCGTAAAATTTTGGCCGCTATCCTGGGGACCACGCTCGTGGCCCTTGTGCTTTCTTTGGCGCTCAATCTTTTGCCCATGATTTATTCCTATCGTGAGGACGTGACGGACAAGGCCGTAGCCATGGCTGATTTGTTGGCTCAATCGTTAGTTGCTCCCATCGATTTTGATGATCAGGCTGCGGCAGAAGAGAGCTTGGGGACGCTTTCGTTGGTCCCTGATATCTATGGCGCTGCTGTCTATGTAGGCGGGCAGGACGTCTTTGCTTTTTATGACAGTGCGCCAGGTCTGCCCGTGTCGAAAAAGGTGATCACCAATGATGGTTTGTCCGGCTTGATTATCACTGTTCCTATTCCTGCCGAGCATCCGAATTGTTATCTTGTCATTCGAGGAAGCCTTGAAGGGCAGTGGGGCTTGTTGCAGCGGTATGTACTTACCAATCTGGCAGTTCTCGCAGTAGTGCTTTTCATCTGTTACAAGTTGGCTGGATTATTTCGGAAAAAATTGGGCGATCCCATTGCTGAGTTAACCGAAGTCGTACACGACATCTCACAAGAGAAGGATTACTCTCGTCGCGTAAGCCACGAGAGTAACGATGAAGTGGGCATGCTTGTGGCTGAATTCAACGCCATGCTTGAGCGTGTGGAATATCGCGATAGTCAGTTGCAAAAGCATCGCGAGCATCTTGAGGAACGAGTGGAAGAGCGCACCATGCAATTGCGTCGCAAGCAGTTGGAGTTGCTCAAGAACAACCGTCTCCTTATGACCGAGATCAAAAAGCGTGCTCAGGCTGAGATGATTCGTGAGGAAGTGGAGCGCATCAATCGTCACGATCTAAAATCTAGTTTAAGCCTTATTATCGGATATCCTGAATTGCTGCTGAATGAGGGCAATCTGACAGTTGAACAGGAGAAAGCGGTCCGTCGAATTCGTGCAGCCGGGTATCGGATGCTCGACATGATCCGTAACCATCTTAATATGTTCAAGATGGAAAACGGTATCTACAAGCTGAACGCCATGCCTGTAGATTTAATAGAACTTCTTTGTAACCTGGAAGAGGAGTTTGCCCCCATCCTGTCCACTAACCACGTGACGCTGAGCATGACGTTGGACGGAGCTGAGGTTGTTGGCGACGAGGCCTGTTTTGTTAATGGAGATGGGCAACTCTTGCGGGCAATGCTTCGCAACCTCATTCAGAATGCCTTGGAAGCTTCTACGCAGGGCGATGTCGTGACTGTCTCATTGGAGCACAACCGGGGACTTCGTATATCTATTACTAATAGTACGGTTGTTCCCAAGGAAGTGCGTCGCCGCTTCTTCGATAAATATGTCACTCATGGGAAGGAAAATGGGACTGGCCTTGGAACCTATATTGCTGCCCTGATTGCTCGTACTCACGGTGCGGATATTTCCATGCGTACCGATGCCAAAGCTGGTACGGTTATCACCGTCGCCATGAAGGCCGATATTCCCTCAGAGAATTCTATCAGTGCATCACTGCGCTAG
- a CDS encoding amino acid ABC transporter substrate-binding protein: MKRLLIALMVMALCFSAVTAFAADGSWDRIKNAGQLVIGLDDAFPPMGFRDDKGTLIGFDIDAAEEVGKRLGIKIMWQPTEWKGVINSLYAKKFDCIWNGMTITPERQKKVAFSKPYLIDGQIATVRMDEAEIKEFAALGGKKVGVQAGSPALEAAKKLPNAAAEIREYDTNPKAFLDLEADRLDSVVVDNVTGRYYMASRPGKFRALPDYITKEAFGVAFRMEDAALRGMIQKTIDEMIADGTMGKISRKWFGEDVTNPAKW; encoded by the coding sequence ATGAAACGTCTACTTATTGCTCTCATGGTTATGGCTCTGTGTTTCAGCGCAGTCACCGCTTTCGCTGCTGACGGTTCCTGGGACCGCATCAAGAATGCTGGCCAACTCGTCATTGGCCTGGATGATGCCTTCCCCCCCATGGGTTTCCGTGATGACAAGGGTACCCTGATTGGTTTCGATATCGACGCTGCCGAAGAAGTCGGTAAGCGCCTTGGTATCAAGATCATGTGGCAGCCCACCGAATGGAAGGGTGTTATCAATTCTCTCTACGCCAAGAAATTTGACTGTATCTGGAATGGTATGACCATCACCCCTGAGCGTCAGAAGAAGGTTGCCTTTTCCAAGCCGTACCTGATCGACGGTCAGATCGCCACCGTGCGTATGGACGAAGCTGAGATCAAGGAATTCGCAGCTCTGGGTGGCAAGAAGGTTGGCGTACAGGCTGGTTCCCCGGCTCTGGAAGCAGCCAAGAAGCTCCCCAACGCTGCTGCTGAGATTCGTGAGTACGACACCAACCCCAAGGCTTTCCTCGATCTGGAAGCTGACCGTCTGGACTCTGTAGTTGTCGATAACGTCACTGGCCGTTACTACATGGCTTCCCGTCCCGGTAAGTTCCGTGCTCTGCCCGATTACATCACCAAGGAAGCTTTCGGTGTTGCCTTCCGTATGGAAGACGCTGCACTGCGCGGCATGATCCAGAAGACCATCGACGAGATGATCGCTGACGGCACCATGGGCAAGATCTCCCGCAAATGGTTCGGCGAAGACGTCACCAACCCCGCCAAGTGGTAG
- a CDS encoding amino acid ABC transporter permease (The N-terminal region of this protein, as described by TIGR01726, is a three transmembrane segment that identifies a subfamily of ABC transporter permease subunits, which specificities that include histidine, arginine, glutamine, glutamate, L-cystine (sic), the opines (in Agrobacterium) octopine and nopaline, etc.) — protein sequence MSKKNALLRSAVFAALLVLFLFVSGAQAVASDAVDADALMRQANNVMVTGDLEGAVKIYLQIPAPGPEGDEGQFASSRMQAARLEFAVKDYPAALSIVDELLAVYPENIEAKQFRDSVEEAMMPQWKRLMQDTIKFVPHLLKGSLMTLLLVVFTMIISPIGGLFVALGRISNFKPVSRLCWFIIWLFRGTPLLLQLFFIYYGLPAIGITLKPIPAALIGLGLNYSAYLAEIIRSGILSIDHGQMEAAEAMGMSYWQAMRRVIIPQTYRVILPPVGNEFIALIKDTALVSTIAMVELMRTADQLFNASFNITVLGLAAVIYLMFTTVFTFAFERLEDKVGAYEKR from the coding sequence GTGTCTAAAAAAAATGCACTATTGAGGAGCGCCGTCTTTGCGGCGCTCCTCGTTCTCTTTCTATTTGTGTCGGGTGCGCAGGCTGTTGCATCTGACGCTGTGGACGCCGACGCTCTCATGCGTCAGGCCAACAACGTCATGGTTACTGGTGACCTTGAGGGCGCAGTTAAGATCTATCTCCAGATTCCTGCTCCCGGTCCCGAAGGTGACGAAGGCCAGTTCGCGTCCAGCCGTATGCAGGCTGCTCGTCTTGAATTCGCGGTGAAGGATTACCCTGCGGCTCTGTCCATCGTTGACGAGTTGCTGGCCGTGTATCCCGAGAATATTGAGGCCAAGCAGTTCCGCGATTCCGTTGAAGAGGCCATGATGCCTCAATGGAAACGCCTCATGCAGGACACTATCAAGTTCGTGCCGCACCTGCTCAAGGGTTCGCTCATGACGCTTTTGCTGGTGGTCTTCACCATGATCATCTCGCCCATCGGCGGGTTGTTTGTCGCGTTGGGCCGCATCAGCAACTTCAAACCGGTCAGTCGTCTTTGCTGGTTCATCATCTGGCTCTTCCGAGGCACGCCGCTCCTGCTGCAACTTTTCTTCATCTATTATGGCTTGCCTGCAATTGGCATTACATTGAAGCCTATCCCAGCAGCACTTATTGGTCTCGGATTGAACTATTCTGCTTATCTCGCCGAGATCATCCGCTCCGGAATCCTGTCCATCGACCACGGTCAGATGGAGGCCGCTGAAGCCATGGGCATGTCCTACTGGCAGGCCATGCGACGGGTCATCATTCCACAGACCTACCGTGTTATTCTGCCGCCTGTGGGTAATGAATTTATCGCCTTGATCAAGGATACCGCACTGGTCTCTACCATCGCCATGGTGGAACTTATGCGTACGGCCGACCAGTTGTTCAACGCTTCGTTCAACATTACTGTCCTTGGCCTTGCCGCTGTTATTTACCTGATGTTCACCACTGTCTTCACCTTCGCTTTCGAGCGTCTGGAAGACAAGGTGGGCGCATACGAGAAACGCTAA